Proteins co-encoded in one Streptomyces roseochromogenus subsp. oscitans DS 12.976 genomic window:
- a CDS encoding SDR family NAD(P)-dependent oxidoreductase, translating into MQASGFFHGRTVLVTGAEGFIGSTLVDLLVQQGATVRALVHYKPYAEKGNLAHLQDHPRVDVIAGDVRDPGRVMDAVAGCDTVFHLAALIGIPYSYDSPGAYVAVNVTGTENIAEACRRHHVRRLVHTSTSEVYGTALTVPIAEDHPLQPQSPYSASKIGADVMVLSHHHAFELPVTVVRPFNTYGPRQSARAVIPTILAQLHSGAREIRLGSLTPTRDFTYATDTARGFLAVAQCDRALGEVVNLGTGEEITIGDLARKLIGVSGRDAEIVVDEARLRPAGSEVHRLLSDNSRARTWASWKPEVSLDEGLRNTSDWIRANLHLFAPGRYAV; encoded by the coding sequence ATGCAGGCATCCGGCTTCTTCCACGGCCGTACCGTCCTTGTCACCGGAGCCGAGGGGTTCATCGGCTCCACGCTCGTGGACCTCCTCGTCCAGCAGGGCGCCACGGTTCGCGCCCTGGTCCACTACAAGCCCTATGCGGAGAAGGGCAACCTCGCCCACCTCCAGGACCACCCCAGGGTGGATGTCATCGCGGGTGACGTGCGCGATCCGGGCCGGGTGATGGACGCGGTGGCCGGCTGCGACACCGTCTTCCATCTCGCCGCCCTCATCGGCATCCCCTACAGCTACGACTCACCGGGCGCCTACGTCGCCGTCAACGTCACCGGCACCGAGAACATCGCCGAGGCCTGCCGCCGTCACCACGTCCGCCGCCTCGTGCACACCTCCACCAGCGAGGTCTACGGCACCGCCCTGACCGTCCCGATCGCCGAGGACCATCCGCTCCAGCCGCAGTCGCCGTACTCCGCGTCGAAGATCGGCGCCGATGTGATGGTGCTCTCCCACCATCACGCCTTCGAGCTGCCCGTGACGGTCGTCCGCCCCTTCAACACCTACGGCCCCCGCCAGTCCGCCCGCGCTGTGATCCCCACCATCCTCGCCCAACTGCACTCCGGCGCCCGCGAGATACGCCTCGGCTCGCTGACCCCGACCCGTGACTTCACCTACGCCACCGACACCGCCCGGGGTTTCCTCGCCGTGGCCCAGTGCGACCGTGCGCTCGGCGAGGTCGTCAATCTCGGCACCGGCGAGGAGATCACCATCGGCGACCTGGCCCGCAAGCTGATCGGGGTCTCGGGACGGGACGCGGAGATCGTCGTCGACGAGGCGCGGCTGCGTCCGGCCGGCAGCGAGGTGCACCGACTGCTGTCGGACAACTCCCGCGCCCGTACCTGGGCGTCCTGGAAGCCTGAGGTCTCCCTGGACGAAGGTCTGCGCAACACCTCGGACTGGATCCGCGCCAACCTCCACCTGTTCGCGCCCGGCCGCTACGCCGTCTGA
- a CDS encoding UDP-N-acetylglucosamine--N-acetylmuramyl-(pentapeptide) pyrophosphoryl-undecaprenol N-acetylglucosamine transferase yields the protein MDISLSVVIGAGGTGGHIYPGLALADALRRRVPDAVISFVGTERGLETRLIPDAGYRLHTVDMIPYDRSLGVRRFTLPAALLKSAGQCRTILRDQRAHIAVGMGGYPSAPVILGARLAGLPSLIHESNAVPGRANAFAARLSPHVALAFEAGSTHLPASCRPELVGMPLSGPLAALDRDAERADARRALGVPPHTRLLLVNGGSLGAARLTEAALGLAERWRDRTGVRLLIKTGPAGLDAARARLTATGADRVADAVAYLDRIDLTYAAADLVVCRAGSATVAELATIGLPAVLVPYPHAPGDHQTHNARALTGIGAGVLLRDEDTTAGSLEAVAGSLLDDPVRLHTMSRAAATAGAGTHHRTAADRLAAKVLHLTGNPLPTPLSAAP from the coding sequence ATGGACATTTCCCTCTCCGTCGTGATCGGTGCCGGGGGCACCGGCGGCCATATCTACCCCGGGCTGGCGCTCGCCGACGCGCTGCGCCGCCGGGTGCCCGACGCGGTGATCTCGTTCGTCGGCACCGAGCGCGGCCTGGAAACCCGGCTCATCCCCGACGCCGGCTACCGCCTGCACACGGTCGACATGATCCCCTACGACCGCTCCCTCGGCGTCCGGCGTTTCACCCTGCCCGCCGCCCTGCTGAAGTCCGCCGGCCAGTGCCGGACCATCCTGCGCGACCAGCGTGCGCACATCGCCGTCGGCATGGGCGGCTACCCGAGCGCCCCCGTCATCCTCGGCGCCCGCCTCGCCGGGCTGCCCAGTCTCATCCACGAGTCCAACGCCGTGCCCGGCCGGGCGAACGCCTTCGCGGCCCGGCTCAGCCCGCATGTCGCGCTCGCCTTCGAGGCCGGCAGTACCCACCTGCCCGCGTCCTGCCGGCCCGAGCTCGTCGGCATGCCGCTGTCCGGGCCGCTCGCCGCCCTCGACCGCGACGCCGAGCGCGCGGACGCCCGCCGGGCACTGGGCGTACCGCCGCACACCCGGCTGCTGCTCGTCAACGGCGGCAGCCTGGGTGCGGCCCGGCTCACCGAGGCCGCCTTGGGCCTCGCCGAACGCTGGCGGGACCGCACCGGCGTACGGCTCCTGATCAAGACCGGCCCGGCGGGTCTGGACGCGGCCCGCGCCCGGCTCACCGCCACCGGCGCCGACCGTGTCGCCGACGCGGTCGCCTACCTGGACCGCATCGACCTCACCTATGCCGCCGCCGATCTGGTGGTGTGCCGCGCGGGCTCGGCGACCGTCGCCGAGCTGGCCACCATCGGGCTGCCCGCCGTACTGGTGCCGTATCCGCATGCCCCGGGCGACCACCAGACGCACAACGCCCGCGCCCTCACCGGGATCGGGGCGGGTGTCCTGCTGCGCGACGAGGACACCACCGCCGGGTCCCTCGAAGCCGTGGCCGGCTCCCTGCTCGACGACCCGGTCCGGCTGCACACGATGTCCCGGGCCGCCGCGACGGCGGGCGCCGGCACGCACCACCGCACCGCCGCGGACCGGCTGGCCGCCAAGGTGCTCCACCTGACCGGAAACCCCCTGCCCACGCCCCTGTCCGCGGCGCCCTGA
- a CDS encoding response regulator transcription factor, with protein MNDAGQDLSLAGAARVLAVDDDPEVRAALEDGLALEGFTVRGAADGLAALAAVADWEPDALVLDVMMPVVDGLAVCRQLRALGDRTPILVLTALDAVSDRVDGLDAGADDYLVKPFALDELAARLRALLRRTGSGEPAPSAQLRFADLVVDPQTRTARRGGRRLEFTRTEWSLLDLLLRHPGQVLERETIMRWVWGRDLGPDSNSLAVYIGYLRRKLETGGGSRLVHTVHGVGYRLDER; from the coding sequence ATGAACGACGCAGGTCAGGACCTATCCCTCGCCGGTGCCGCACGCGTGCTGGCCGTGGACGACGACCCCGAGGTACGCGCCGCCCTGGAGGACGGGCTGGCCCTGGAGGGCTTCACCGTCCGGGGCGCGGCGGACGGACTCGCGGCGCTGGCGGCCGTGGCGGACTGGGAGCCGGACGCGCTGGTGCTGGACGTGATGATGCCGGTGGTGGACGGGCTCGCGGTGTGCCGGCAGTTGCGTGCCCTGGGCGACCGTACGCCGATCCTGGTGCTGACCGCGCTCGACGCGGTCAGCGACCGAGTGGACGGACTGGACGCGGGAGCGGACGACTACCTGGTCAAGCCGTTCGCGCTGGACGAGCTGGCGGCCCGGCTGCGCGCCCTGCTGCGCCGCACCGGCTCCGGCGAACCGGCCCCGTCCGCGCAGCTGCGCTTCGCCGATCTGGTGGTGGATCCGCAGACCCGCACGGCGCGGCGGGGCGGGCGGCGGCTGGAGTTCACCCGCACCGAGTGGAGCCTGCTGGATCTGCTGCTGCGCCACCCCGGGCAGGTGCTGGAACGGGAGACCATCATGCGCTGGGTGTGGGGCCGGGACCTCGGCCCTGACTCCAATTCCCTGGCCGTTTACATCGGGTATCTGCGCCGGAAGCTGGAGACCGGCGGAGGCTCGCGGCTCGTCCACACCGTGCACGGCGTCGGCTACCGGCTGGACGAGCGGTGA
- a CDS encoding HAMP domain-containing sensor histidine kinase, which translates to MPRPRRHRRPPLRRRLALTASAAVAGVALAVCAGAYAVTVYTLHRQFDLQLTQAATLAIQQHQQNGPGVQAGECRYLAAPACAQLVPESAADDPRQPYLLPVTDAVREVAGRRRAPYYSTASVDGDPVRVLTTPARRGLAIQVALRSDGVQRAERQAAGLLAVIGGAGVPVAALLGYWVSRSGLAPVTRLTSTAERITATRDAGLRIELPAEPRGSEDEITRLAVTFNTMLDALEESLAAQRRLVADASHELRTPLTALRANAEILLRADQLTPRQRERATGALGRQLREVTTLVNDLIDLARDEEPQQALESVQPAALLEHAVAAARDHWPHVPFVLDTDPAAATALAAAVPSRLTRLFSNLLDNAAKFSPPGGRVEVAAHRSPDGARVEITVRDHGPGIDVADLPHVFDRFYRARAARALPGSGLGLAMARQIAHTHHAELTAHQAPGGGALFRLSLPVDTGTGS; encoded by the coding sequence GTGCCCCGGCCCCGCCGGCACCGGCGTCCTCCGCTGCGCCGTCGGCTCGCGCTGACCGCGTCGGCCGCGGTGGCGGGCGTGGCGCTGGCGGTGTGCGCGGGCGCGTACGCCGTCACCGTCTACACCCTGCACCGGCAGTTCGACCTGCAGCTGACACAGGCGGCCACCCTCGCCATCCAGCAGCACCAGCAGAACGGTCCCGGTGTGCAGGCCGGCGAGTGCCGGTACCTGGCCGCACCCGCCTGCGCCCAACTGGTGCCCGAGTCCGCCGCGGACGACCCGCGCCAGCCCTATCTGCTGCCCGTCACCGACGCGGTCCGCGAGGTCGCCGGCCGCCGGCGGGCGCCGTACTACAGCACGGCCTCGGTGGACGGCGATCCGGTGCGGGTGCTGACCACTCCGGCCCGTCGAGGGCTGGCCATACAGGTGGCGCTCCGCTCGGACGGGGTACAGCGGGCCGAGCGGCAGGCGGCCGGGCTGCTGGCCGTGATCGGCGGGGCGGGCGTGCCGGTCGCGGCGCTGCTGGGCTACTGGGTGTCTCGCTCGGGCCTTGCTCCCGTGACCCGGCTGACCTCGACCGCGGAACGCATCACCGCGACGCGGGACGCCGGGCTCCGTATCGAGCTGCCCGCGGAGCCCCGGGGCAGCGAGGACGAGATCACCCGGCTCGCCGTCACCTTCAACACTATGCTCGACGCCCTGGAGGAGTCGCTCGCCGCGCAACGGCGGCTGGTCGCCGACGCCTCGCACGAGCTGCGCACCCCGCTGACGGCGTTGCGCGCCAACGCCGAGATCCTGCTGCGCGCGGACCAGCTGACGCCACGCCAGCGGGAGCGGGCGACCGGCGCGCTCGGCCGGCAGCTGCGGGAAGTGACCACGCTGGTCAACGACCTGATCGACCTGGCCCGCGACGAAGAGCCGCAGCAGGCCCTGGAGTCGGTGCAGCCGGCCGCCCTGCTGGAGCACGCGGTGGCGGCCGCCCGCGATCACTGGCCGCACGTCCCGTTCGTCCTCGACACCGATCCCGCAGCCGCGACCGCCCTGGCGGCTGCGGTGCCGAGCCGGCTGACGCGGCTGTTCTCCAACCTGCTGGACAACGCGGCGAAGTTCTCCCCGCCCGGCGGCCGCGTCGAGGTGGCGGCGCACCGGTCACCGGACGGCGCGCGTGTGGAGATCACCGTCCGCGACCACGGCCCCGGCATCGACGTGGCAGACCTGCCCCATGTCTTCGACCGCTTCTACCGGGCCCGAGCCGCTCGTGCGCTTCCCGGCTCGGGCCTCGGTCTGGCCATGGCCCGGCAGATCGCCCACACCCACCACGCCGAACTCACCGCCCACCAGGCGCCGGGCGGCGGCGCCCTGTTCCGGCTGAGCCTGCCCGTGGACACCGGCACGGGTTCCTGA
- a CDS encoding lectin — protein sequence MVPFRLLSVLAAGALAVGAASVPVHAVPVSPAPVSDPASLVDPFIGTSNAADDFPGADTPFGMVQWSPDTSPHRPDGGGYEYKDSALTGFGLTHIAGPGCRAAGDIPVLPTVGAVDSAATDSFSHANESATPGSYTVSLDNGVKTELTATTRSGMARFTFPSTSRANLLFKLTASANGDTAAEFGVVNDRELRGKVTSGNFCGEGNSYTVYYDMVFDQPFRHSGTAVAAATPSTPRTHASPNAPEAPNKPVLHGDVPGTPNTFAPRASGSDGYVTFDTTTHRAVQAKVGISYVSAADAVGNRQAENPGWNLAKVRGAAHDAWKSLLGRVRITGGTPDRQTVFYTALYHALLHPNVISDTNGRYPGFDGKTHTVDKGHGAAYANYSGWDVYRSQAQLEGLVAPKIASDTAQSMVDDYRQTGLFPKWSENNGETYVMVGDPADEIIADYHAFGARNFDTATALKGMIAEATVPNNNRPGLTYLEQLGWLPSNGKYGCCNFYGPASTTLEYNSADFAISAFAGALGHAADQHRFADRAQDWQNLFHHDSGFIRPRDTSGTWTGGFSPTSGKNFVEGDSWQYTPMVPFNLHGLATAMGGDAAMAKYLDTDLSSLTGAGGYTNLGNEPSLNIPWEYDYIGRPYETQKVVRQVQDQIWTDSPSGLAGNDDLGEMSSWYVWSALGMYPETPGTADLALGSPLFPQAVITLPSGRTLTINGTGAADDAPYVQSATWNGAAWNAARAPGGALTGGGTLTYVLGATPNTSWASAPSAAPPSYPGAPAYSDVGTSGDTAAATADFDGAGFSYSTHALATAGVTPGAKVTVGGVTFTWPDVAPGARDNYEANGQTVPASGSGSISFLGAANNGPVSGTATVTYTDGTTQSVPLGLSDWTLSAGAASPRADNTIALTMPYRNHAGTASDSTTTYVFATTPVALSPGKTVSSVRLPSDVASGGLHVFAIGFGGAASAPGRS from the coding sequence ATGGTGCCGTTCCGACTTCTGTCCGTGCTGGCCGCGGGCGCCCTGGCTGTGGGCGCCGCCTCCGTTCCCGTCCACGCCGTTCCCGTCTCACCGGCGCCGGTCTCCGATCCGGCCTCTCTCGTCGATCCGTTCATCGGGACCTCGAACGCCGCCGACGACTTCCCCGGGGCCGACACCCCGTTCGGGATGGTCCAGTGGAGTCCCGACACCAGCCCCCACCGGCCGGACGGCGGCGGCTACGAGTACAAGGACTCGGCCCTCACCGGTTTCGGCCTGACGCACATCGCCGGACCGGGCTGCCGGGCCGCCGGCGACATCCCGGTGCTGCCGACCGTCGGCGCCGTCGACTCGGCCGCGACGGACAGCTTCTCGCACGCCAACGAGTCGGCCACGCCCGGCTCGTACACCGTCTCCCTGGACAACGGCGTCAAGACGGAGCTGACCGCCACCACCCGCAGCGGCATGGCGCGCTTCACCTTCCCGTCCACCAGCCGGGCGAACCTCCTCTTCAAGCTGACGGCCAGCGCGAACGGCGACACGGCCGCCGAGTTCGGCGTGGTGAACGACAGAGAGCTCAGAGGCAAGGTCACCAGCGGCAACTTCTGTGGCGAGGGCAACTCCTACACCGTCTACTACGACATGGTGTTCGACCAGCCGTTCCGCCACAGCGGTACCGCGGTGGCCGCCGCAACGCCCTCCACGCCCAGGACCCACGCCTCCCCCAACGCCCCCGAGGCACCGAACAAGCCGGTGCTGCACGGTGACGTGCCCGGTACGCCGAACACCTTCGCTCCCCGGGCGAGCGGCTCCGACGGCTATGTCACCTTCGACACCACCACCCATCGGGCCGTGCAGGCCAAGGTCGGCATCTCCTATGTCTCGGCCGCCGACGCCGTGGGCAACCGGCAGGCGGAGAACCCCGGTTGGAATCTGGCCAAGGTGCGCGGCGCGGCGCACGACGCCTGGAAGTCCCTCCTCGGACGGGTGCGGATCACCGGCGGGACGCCCGACCGGCAGACCGTCTTCTACACCGCGCTCTACCACGCGCTGCTGCATCCCAACGTGATCAGTGACACCAACGGCCGCTATCCGGGGTTCGACGGCAAGACCCACACCGTCGACAAGGGCCATGGCGCCGCCTACGCCAACTACTCGGGCTGGGACGTCTACCGCTCGCAGGCCCAGCTCGAAGGCCTCGTGGCCCCGAAGATCGCCTCCGACACCGCGCAGTCGATGGTCGACGACTACCGCCAGACCGGACTGTTCCCGAAGTGGTCGGAGAACAACGGCGAGACCTATGTCATGGTGGGCGATCCGGCCGACGAGATCATCGCCGACTACCACGCCTTCGGGGCCCGGAACTTCGACACCGCGACCGCCCTCAAGGGCATGATCGCGGAAGCCACCGTCCCCAACAACAACCGGCCGGGGCTCACCTACCTGGAGCAGCTGGGCTGGCTGCCCAGCAACGGCAAGTACGGCTGCTGCAACTTCTACGGCCCGGCCTCCACGACGCTCGAGTACAACTCGGCGGACTTCGCGATCTCCGCCTTCGCCGGCGCCCTCGGCCACGCCGCCGATCAGCACCGGTTCGCGGACCGGGCACAGGACTGGCAGAACCTCTTCCACCACGACAGCGGATTCATCCGGCCGCGCGACACCTCCGGCACGTGGACGGGCGGGTTCTCCCCCACCTCGGGCAAGAACTTCGTCGAGGGCGACTCCTGGCAGTACACGCCGATGGTGCCGTTCAACCTGCACGGGCTGGCCACCGCCATGGGCGGCGACGCGGCCATGGCCAAGTACCTGGACACGGACCTGTCCTCGCTGACCGGCGCCGGCGGCTACACCAATCTGGGGAACGAGCCCAGCCTCAACATTCCCTGGGAGTACGACTACATCGGCCGCCCGTACGAGACGCAGAAGGTCGTCCGGCAGGTCCAGGACCAGATCTGGACCGACAGCCCCTCCGGGCTGGCCGGCAACGACGACCTGGGCGAGATGAGCTCGTGGTACGTGTGGTCCGCCCTCGGCATGTATCCCGAGACCCCCGGCACCGCCGATCTGGCGCTGGGCAGCCCGCTCTTCCCCCAGGCGGTGATCACGCTGCCGTCCGGCCGCACCCTCACGATCAACGGCACGGGCGCCGCGGACGACGCTCCGTACGTCCAGTCGGCCACCTGGAACGGCGCCGCATGGAACGCGGCCCGCGCTCCCGGGGGTGCCCTGACCGGCGGTGGCACCCTGACCTACGTCCTCGGCGCCACGCCGAACACGTCCTGGGCGTCGGCACCTTCCGCCGCCCCGCCCTCCTACCCGGGCGCGCCCGCCTACAGCGACGTCGGCACGTCCGGCGACACCGCCGCGGCCACGGCCGACTTCGACGGCGCCGGCTTCAGTTACTCCACGCACGCCCTGGCCACCGCGGGGGTCACTCCTGGCGCCAAGGTCACCGTGGGCGGGGTGACGTTCACCTGGCCGGACGTGGCGCCCGGAGCGCGGGACAACTACGAGGCGAACGGGCAGACGGTACCGGCCTCCGGCTCCGGCAGCATCTCCTTCCTGGGTGCCGCCAACAACGGCCCGGTCTCCGGCACCGCCACCGTCACCTACACGGACGGCACGACCCAGTCGGTCCCGCTGGGTCTGTCCGACTGGACGCTGAGCGCGGGCGCCGCCTCACCGCGCGCCGACAACACCATCGCGCTCACCATGCCGTACCGCAATCACGCGGGCACCGCGTCCGACAGCACCACGACATATGTGTTCGCCACGACGCCCGTGGCGCTGAGTCCGGGCAAGACGGTCAGCAGCGTGCGTCTGCCGTCCGACGTCGCGTCCGGGGGCCTGCATGTCTTCGCGATCGGCTTCGGCGGCGCGGCCTCGGCGCCGGGGCGCAGCTGA
- a CDS encoding trypsin-like serine peptidase, whose protein sequence is MRYAAVCAAALLLCAGLTTAASADSGKANPNPLAGRLNAYWTPARMAAALPGDPRKGTETGTPAPTASPEVDGPQPGEYIPPSRSFDGIPQAGTFFWTDATGTGRTCSGSVVHSPGRDLVLSAGHCLKGYAGTSPKRHLAFVPQYHDTLKPFGIFPVATDGVYVSQQYYDLGEHAGAAYDFAFAVTEPNEDGTLLEDAVGGVRLLTGTGYYHIPVRMIGYPAGAEKPLECWSWTTRWDSDDPADPGTFPRIACDAFVGGTSGGPMLVPWPGGWAVVGVIGGYHTGGNTPQISYSAYFGSATQALYRAAVAGDPPAGPRVAAGS, encoded by the coding sequence GTGAGATACGCCGCTGTCTGCGCGGCAGCCCTTTTGCTCTGTGCCGGCCTGACCACCGCGGCATCCGCCGACAGCGGCAAGGCCAACCCGAACCCGCTCGCCGGCCGGCTCAACGCCTACTGGACCCCGGCCCGTATGGCGGCCGCGCTGCCCGGCGACCCCCGCAAAGGCACCGAGACCGGCACGCCTGCGCCCACCGCGTCCCCTGAGGTGGACGGACCGCAGCCGGGCGAATACATCCCGCCCAGCCGGAGCTTCGACGGCATCCCCCAGGCCGGGACCTTCTTCTGGACGGACGCCACGGGCACCGGCCGCACCTGCAGCGGCTCCGTCGTGCACAGCCCGGGCCGCGACCTGGTGCTGAGCGCCGGACATTGCCTGAAGGGCTACGCGGGCACCTCGCCCAAGCGCCATCTGGCCTTCGTCCCGCAGTACCACGACACCCTCAAACCGTTCGGCATCTTTCCAGTGGCGACCGACGGCGTCTATGTCTCGCAGCAGTACTACGACCTGGGTGAGCACGCGGGCGCCGCGTACGACTTCGCGTTCGCGGTCACCGAGCCCAATGAGGACGGAACGCTCCTGGAAGACGCGGTCGGTGGGGTGCGGCTGCTCACCGGGACGGGTTACTACCACATCCCGGTGCGGATGATCGGCTATCCGGCGGGGGCGGAGAAGCCCCTGGAGTGCTGGAGCTGGACCACCCGGTGGGACAGTGACGACCCGGCCGACCCGGGTACGTTCCCGCGCATCGCCTGCGACGCCTTCGTGGGCGGAACCAGTGGCGGCCCCATGCTCGTACCCTGGCCGGGCGGATGGGCGGTCGTCGGAGTCATCGGCGGCTACCACACCGGCGGCAACACCCCGCAGATCTCCTACAGCGCCTACTTCGGCAGCGCCACCCAGGCCCTGTATCGCGCCGCGGTCGCGGGAGACCCACCGGCCGGACCGCGTGTCGCCGCCGGCTCGTAG
- a CDS encoding APC family permease has product MAVSEAAPGPKTQKPGLRREIGFIGLIWASEGSIIGSGWLFGAQGALAAAGPAAIISWAVGGIAILILALVHAELGGMYPVSGGTARFPHYAFGGAAGASFGWFSWLQAATVAPIEVLAMITYGQHYSWASGWEKVKGGEHVLTPPGIAVAVGLMAVITAINFLSIRLLARTNSAATWWKVGIPLLTIFVFAIAQFHGSNFTAADGFDPYGAKGILSAVSTSGIIFALLGFEQADQLAGESANPRRDIPRAVIGSIILGILIYILLQVAFLAALPASQIGSHWANSAFTALSGPFAQVATLISLGWLATVLYLDAVISPAGTGLIYITGSSRVSYGLSRNGYVPSAFESTNRRGVPWVGLITAFVIGCVCFLPFPSWRSLVGLITSASVLMYAGAPLSFGVFRNRLPDAHRPYRLPGGGWLSPLAFIVANLLILWSGWTTDWKLGVAILIGYVILVANRLFKMNPITPQLDLRAAQWLPVYLVGMGLIVYLSDFGPLKHPWFPLWWDIGVVAAFSLVVYYWAMAVALPTERIQHLIDQVVVPEEGDIL; this is encoded by the coding sequence ATGGCCGTGTCAGAGGCTGCGCCCGGTCCGAAGACCCAGAAACCCGGGCTTCGCCGTGAGATCGGATTCATCGGGCTCATCTGGGCCTCGGAAGGGTCGATCATCGGATCCGGCTGGCTCTTCGGCGCACAGGGCGCCCTGGCCGCCGCGGGGCCGGCGGCGATCATCTCCTGGGCCGTCGGCGGCATCGCCATCCTCATCCTGGCGCTGGTGCACGCCGAACTCGGTGGCATGTATCCGGTCTCGGGCGGCACCGCGCGCTTCCCGCACTATGCCTTCGGCGGCGCCGCCGGGGCGTCGTTCGGCTGGTTCTCCTGGCTGCAGGCGGCCACGGTGGCGCCGATCGAGGTGCTGGCGATGATCACGTACGGCCAGCACTACTCCTGGGCGAGCGGCTGGGAGAAGGTCAAGGGCGGCGAGCACGTCCTGACCCCGCCCGGTATCGCCGTCGCCGTAGGGCTGATGGCCGTCATCACGGCCATCAACTTCCTCAGCATCCGGCTGCTGGCCCGCACCAACAGCGCCGCGACCTGGTGGAAGGTCGGCATCCCGCTGCTGACGATCTTCGTGTTCGCCATCGCCCAGTTCCACGGCAGCAACTTCACAGCGGCCGACGGATTCGACCCGTACGGGGCCAAGGGCATTCTGTCCGCCGTCTCCACCAGCGGCATCATCTTCGCGCTGCTGGGTTTCGAGCAGGCGGACCAGCTCGCCGGCGAGAGCGCCAACCCCAGGCGGGACATCCCGCGCGCGGTCATCGGCTCGATCATCCTCGGCATCCTGATCTACATCCTGCTGCAGGTCGCCTTCCTCGCCGCGCTGCCCGCCTCCCAGATCGGCAGCCACTGGGCGAACTCGGCGTTCACCGCGCTGAGCGGGCCCTTCGCCCAGGTCGCCACGCTCATCAGCCTGGGCTGGCTGGCAACGGTCCTCTATCTCGACGCCGTGATCTCCCCCGCCGGCACCGGACTGATCTACATCACCGGCTCCTCCCGGGTCTCCTACGGCCTGAGCCGCAACGGCTATGTGCCGTCCGCGTTCGAGTCCACCAACCGGCGCGGGGTGCCCTGGGTCGGTCTGATCACCGCCTTCGTCATCGGCTGCGTCTGCTTCCTGCCGTTCCCCAGCTGGCGTTCCCTCGTCGGTCTGATCACCAGTGCCAGCGTGCTGATGTACGCGGGCGCGCCGCTGTCCTTCGGAGTGTTCCGCAACCGGCTGCCCGACGCCCACCGCCCCTACCGGCTGCCCGGTGGCGGCTGGCTGTCGCCGCTCGCCTTCATCGTCGCCAACCTGCTGATCCTGTGGTCGGGTTGGACCACCGACTGGAAGCTGGGCGTCGCGATCCTGATCGGCTACGTCATCCTGGTCGCCAACCGGTTGTTCAAGATGAACCCCATCACCCCCCAGCTCGACCTGCGCGCCGCCCAGTGGCTGCCGGTCTACCTGGTGGGCATGGGACTCATCGTCTACCTCAGCGACTTCGGGCCGCTCAAGCACCCCTGGTTCCCGCTGTGGTGGGACATCGGGGTCGTGGCCGCCTTCAGCCTCGTCGTCTACTACTGGGCCATGGCGGTCGCCCTGCCCACCGAACGGATCCAGCATCTGATCGACCAGGTCGTCGTTCCGGAGGAGGGGGACATCCTCTGA